The Columba livia isolate bColLiv1 breed racing homer chromosome 13, bColLiv1.pat.W.v2, whole genome shotgun sequence genome has a segment encoding these proteins:
- the C13H19orf12 gene encoding protein C19orf12 homolog gives MPQLQDLAKMPLNVDNVMQLFCHLSEQKGMKAAVKHSGSGALLAGAGAFIGGLMGGPPGIAVGGALGGLCGAWMTSGQFRPVPQILSELPPAEQQKLYDEAIVILRNLDWTDIVQLTALVMGNASLQQKLLGVLMNYLSKELRAEIQYRE, from the exons ATGCCTCAGCTTCAG GATCTCGCCAAGATGCCCCTCAATGTTGACAATGTGATGCAACTGTTCTGCCATCTCTCGGAGCAGAAGGGGATGAAAGCTGCTGTCAAACACTCTGGCTCAGGAGCACTGCTGGCGGGTGCAGGAGCATTTATAGGGGGTCTGATGGGAGGTCCACCTGGAATCGCTGTAG gaGGAGCACTTGGTGGATTGTGTGGCGCCTGGATGACTAGTGGACAGTTCAGGCCGGTCCCTCAGATTTTATCAGAATTGCCTCCTGCTGAGCAGCAGAAACTCTATGATGAAGCCATTGTTATTCTCCGGAACTTAGACTGGACTGATATTGTTCAGCTGACTGCTCTTGTCATGGGAAATGCCAGTCTCCAGCAGAAGTTGTTAGGAGTGCTGATGAATTATTTATCCAAAGAACTAAGAGCAGAGATACAGTATAGAGAATAA
- the PLEKHF1 gene encoding pleckstrin homology domain-containing family F member 1 — protein MVDHLANTEINSQRIAAVENCFGASGQPLAVPGRVLLGEGILTKECRKKPKPRIFFLFNDILVYGSIVISKRKYNSQHIIPLEDVTLETLPDTLQMKNRWMIKTSKKSFVVSAASLTERKEWISHLEECIRHLLTKTGRQPSTEHAAPWIPDKATDICMRCTQTKFSTLTRRHHCRKCGFVVCADCSRQRFLMPRLSPKPLRVCNLCYRQLLAEKKKEAEADRRQPEPIGSAIPAYEPSSGDDSDKSDDDKAEQWPADTEFYTSEVSWSSFHS, from the coding sequence ATGGTGGACCATCTTGCAAACACTGAGATCAACAGCCAGCGCATTGCTGCTGTGGAAAACTGCTTTGGGGCTTCCGGGCAGCCCTTAGCTGTGCCAGGACGGGTCCTTCTAGGAGAAGGGATTTTAACCAAAGAATGCCGCAAGAAACCAAAGCCTcgcattttcttccttttcaacgACATCCTCGTTTATGGCAGCATAGTCATCAGCAAAAGGAAGTACAATTCCCAGCACATCATTCCCCTTGAAGATGTCACTTTGGAGACGCTGCCAGACACCTTGCAGATGAAGAACCGCTGGATGATTAAAACCTCCAAGAAGTCCTTTGTGGTTTCCGCGGCCTCCCTCACGGAGAGGAAGGAGTGGATCAGCCATCTGGAGGAGTGCATCAGGCACCTGCTGACAAAGACGGGCCGGCAGCCCTCCACGGAGCACGCGGCCCCCTGGATCCCCGACAAGGCGACGGACATCTGCATGCGCTGCACGCAGACCAAGTTCTCCACGCTCACCCGCAGGCACCACTGCCGCAAGTGCGGCTTTGTCGTCTGCGCAGACTGCTCCAGGCAGAGGTTCCTGATGCCCCGGCTGTCCCCCAAGCCCCTGAGGGTCTGCAACCTGTGCTACAGGCAGCTGCTGgcggaaaaaaagaaggaggcGGAGGCAGATCGCAGGCAGCCGGAGCCGATCGGCTCTGCCATCCCAGCCTACGAACCCTCCAGTGGTGATGACAGCGACAAGTCTGATGACGACAAAGCTGAGCAGTGGCCAGCAGACACAGAGTTTTATACCTCAGAAGTATCCTGGTCATCTTTCCATAGCTGA